CAGAGACCTATAAAGAGCAGATTTACAAAATCCTCTCTCCCGATAAAACCATGATAGTGTTTAACAGTGAATGGTTTTCTCAGATGGATGCTATCGGGATTGCCCGTCTTGGCGCTATGCAAACTGTAGCCCGGATGCTTGAACGAGATGATTTCAAAAAACGTTTTGCCAGCCAAAATTCCATAACTCTTTTGGAGTTTTATTACCCACTGTTTCAGGGCTATGATTCGGTGCATTTGAAAGCCGATGTTGAGCTTGGCGGCACTGACCAGAGATTTAATCTTTTGATGGGGCGAGATCTGCAAAGAACTCACGGGCAGAGGGAGCAGACTGTAATCATGCTGCCGCTTCTTGAAGGGCTTGACGGAGTTAATAAGATGTCTAAAAGCCTCGGTAACTATATCGGTATAAATGAGGCACCTAATGAGATTTTTGGCAAAATCATGTCCATCTCCGATGAGCTTATGCTTAAGTACTATGAGTTGTTAAGCCATAAGAGCGCACAGGAATTGGCAACTCTTAAGGATGCACTAAAGGCCGGCACACATCATCCTAAAAAAGCCAAGGAAGATCTTGCCATGGAAATAGTTGAGCGTTATCACAGACAAGAAGCGGC
This Nitrospirota bacterium DNA region includes the following protein-coding sequences:
- a CDS encoding tyrosine--tRNA ligase — its product is MFTPDEQLSELSRGVSEIITEADFVEKLKKSYATKIPLKIKAGFDPTAPDIHLGHTVLIEKMRQFQEFGHEVIFLIGDFTGMIGDPSGKNELRKPLSKEDVLANAETYKEQIYKILSPDKTMIVFNSEWFSQMDAIGIARLGAMQTVARMLERDDFKKRFASQNSITLLEFYYPLFQGYDSVHLKADVELGGTDQRFNLLMGRDLQRTHGQREQTVIMLPLLEGLDGVNKMSKSLGNYIGINEAPNEIFGKIMSISDELMLKYYELLSHKSAQELATLKDALKAGTHHPKKAKEDLAMEIVERYHRQEAALKAKEHFDKVFGAKEIPEDMKEVVIASAEPPWICKIIKDNALAASTSEAMRAIKQGGVKIDGRVVTDANEKLPKGEFVISVGKRKFLKIIIN